A window of Hydrogenimonas thermophila genomic DNA:
CCGTTCTCGTTCGACTTGCATGTGTTAGGCACGCCGCCAGCGTTCACTCTGAGCCAGGATCAAACTCTCCATAAATGAATTGTTCGTCCTTGTCGACTAACTTGACTTTTTCAAAAAAGTCACAAAAATTACTCGCTCAAAGGTTTTACTTATCTCTTACTTGGTTGTCAAAGATCTCGTCTGTCTTACTTCTCTTAAGACTCACTTACGATGTTTATCTCTTCCCTTCACTTAAGGGCTCCATCGTTTGTGGACGGGAATTATAGCAGACTCTTCTCTCCGTGTCAAGAGGTTTTTGAAATTTTTTGCAAAAAATTTTGATTTTTTTACTTTTTGATTTTACTACCTATATAATTGAGTTCAGAATGTAGTTTTTTCATTGTTTTAAAAGTTTATAGTTGAATTGGCGCTTTCAAAAGCTTCTAAAATGACGAATTATAAAATGTAAGAAGGATAAAAAGTTAAATTGACGGAATATTTTGAAGGATATTTCTTCACAAACATTTTTTGTGAAGAAATATAAATTTAGAAGTTATTGTTTATTTGACTGATTTACCGGCAAAAGGGAGCAAAGCACTTCCCCAAGTCAAACCACCACCAAATGCATCAAGCAGCATTGTATCACCATACTGTAGCCTTCCGCTTTCCCATATATCATTCATTGCCATAGGTATTGATGCAGATGATGTATTTCCATATTTTTCTACGGTAAGAACAATCTGATCAGAAGAGAGTTTAAGTGCATCTCCTACTGCTTTAATGATTCTATAGTTTGCCTGATGAGGAATAAAATGTTTTATATCATCTGATGAGATATTATTATCATTGAGAATATTAACAACATCACTTGTAAGTGTACGAACAGCTATTTTGAAAGTTTCATTTCCTTTCATTTTCATTGTGCAAAGTTTCTCTTCGATAACCTGTTCAGAGCAAACATTTTTAACGCCACATCCAGGTGTCATTAATAAATCACCATAGTTTCCATCTGAAGAGACATGTATGTCTGTTATTGCTTCTGATTTTTTTCTTGTAGCACTAATTACTGCTGCACCGGCGCCATCTCCAAAAAGAACACATGTTGTGCGATCACTATAATCAACTATTGCACTTAATTTTTCAGCTCCGACTATCAGAACATTTTTTTTCATTCCAGATTCAATAAAAGCTTTGGCTATAGCAAGTGCATAGATGAAACCTGTACAAGCAGCAGAAATATCAAATGCTGTTACATTTGTTCTACCCAGCTTTGATGCTATAACGCAAGCAGTAGAAGGCATGCAGAGGTAATCTGGAGAAATAGTTGCACATATAATCATGTCTATATCATTAATCTTTAAGCCAGCTCTGTGAATTGCCACTTTTGCTGCTTCTACACCCATATCACTGGTAAG
This region includes:
- a CDS encoding beta-ketoacyl-ACP synthase III translates to MYAALKSIGAYVPKKVLTNQDFEAMVDTTDEWITKRTGIKERHIAAKDELTSDMGVEAAKVAIHRAGLKINDIDMIICATISPDYLCMPSTACVIASKLGRTNVTAFDISAACTGFIYALAIAKAFIESGMKKNVLIVGAEKLSAIVDYSDRTTCVLFGDGAGAAVISATRKKSEAITDIHVSSDGNYGDLLMTPGCGVKNVCSEQVIEEKLCTMKMKGNETFKIAVRTLTSDVVNILNDNNISSDDIKHFIPHQANYRIIKAVGDALKLSSDQIVLTVEKYGNTSSASIPMAMNDIWESGRLQYGDTMLLDAFGGGLTWGSALLPFAGKSVK